The Nitrospira tepida genome includes a window with the following:
- a CDS encoding putative zinc-binding metallopeptidase produces MTPSDTSPTSGDGEPAWAGWSDEQLLDLRLCDLRLDLKRSQVREQIDRLHGELAAHRLVFRPHCWLSSEWFSPDGVPGIAIPFYLAHPRLAKLELNQMLEVEGGTPESCMRILRHEAGHAIENAYRLRRRRDRRQLFGKSSTSYPKFYTPKPYSKSFVLHLDMWYAQSHPDEDFAETFAVWLNPDSMWRERYADWPALKKLEYVDGVMGDLAGKPPLVRSRLQVDPLPRLRKTLRDHYRDKRLRYGLEHPTFYDRDLRRLFTDAPEAANNKSAATFLAQVRKEVCRKVAGWTGEYRYTIDRVLEDMIRRCRELNLRLASPEEQAKMDFAVLLTVQTMNYLHSGRHRVAL; encoded by the coding sequence ATGACGCCGAGCGACACCAGCCCGACGAGCGGCGACGGCGAGCCTGCGTGGGCCGGCTGGTCGGACGAGCAATTGCTGGATCTGCGCCTGTGCGACCTGCGTTTGGATCTTAAGCGGAGCCAAGTCCGCGAGCAGATCGATCGGCTCCACGGCGAGTTGGCCGCCCACCGGCTGGTCTTTCGGCCCCATTGCTGGCTCTCCAGCGAGTGGTTCAGCCCGGACGGCGTCCCGGGCATCGCCATTCCCTTTTACCTGGCGCACCCGCGCCTCGCCAAGCTGGAGCTGAACCAAATGCTGGAGGTCGAGGGCGGCACGCCGGAATCCTGCATGCGCATTCTCCGGCACGAGGCCGGCCATGCCATTGAAAACGCCTACCGGCTACGGCGACGCAGGGATCGCCGGCAGTTGTTCGGCAAATCCTCGACGTCTTATCCGAAGTTCTACACGCCCAAACCCTACAGCAAGAGTTTCGTGTTGCACTTGGACATGTGGTACGCCCAAAGCCATCCGGACGAGGATTTCGCGGAGACCTTCGCGGTCTGGCTCAATCCGGACTCCATGTGGCGCGAGCGCTATGCCGATTGGCCGGCCTTGAAGAAGCTCGAGTATGTGGACGGGGTGATGGGGGACCTGGCCGGCAAACCGCCGCTCGTGCGGTCGCGCCTGCAGGTCGATCCGCTCCCGCGATTGCGCAAGACCCTGCGCGACCATTATCGGGACAAGCGCCTCCGGTACGGCCTGGAGCATCCGACGTTCTATGACCGCGACCTCCGCCGGCTGTTCACTGACGCGCCGGAGGCCGCGAACAACAAGAGCGCGGCGACGTTCCTCGCGCAGGTGCGCAAGGAAGTCTGCCGCAAGGTCGCCGGCTGGACCGGCGAATATCGCTACACGATCGACCGGGTCCTGGAGGACATGATCCGGCGATGCCGGGAGCTGAATCTGCGGCTGGCCTCGCCGGAGGAACAGGCGAAGATGGATTTTGCGGTGCTGCTGACGGTCCAGACCATGAACTATCTGCACAGCGGCCGCCACCGGGTCGCGCTATGA
- a CDS encoding mechanosensitive ion channel family protein produces MGESFWARFFERSLDWLATSGLRIVVISVVLMVALSLVKRLTARFRRLYEGRLPGPSEIKRADTLASVVRDVARIVAMAVGGMMILSEVGVDLKPLLAAAGLGGLAIGFGAQSLVKDVISGFFILLEDSVRVGDVVEIAGVGGLVEEVKLRTITLRDLSGNVHVVPNGAVDKVKNMTKGYSFYLFDVGVAYREDVDEVMAVLKEIAAELQADPTYAADILEPLEMLGVDQFADSAVIIKCRIKTRPIQQWRIGREMNRRIKKTFDAKGIEIPFPHRTIYWGEPKNGAPPALYVRGMQGASEGTA; encoded by the coding sequence ATGGGAGAGTCGTTCTGGGCGCGCTTCTTCGAACGATCGTTGGATTGGTTGGCGACGTCGGGACTCCGGATCGTCGTCATCAGCGTGGTCCTCATGGTGGCCCTGAGCCTGGTCAAACGCCTGACGGCGAGGTTCCGGCGTTTGTATGAGGGAAGGCTGCCTGGTCCGTCGGAAATCAAACGCGCGGACACGCTCGCGAGCGTGGTGCGCGACGTGGCGCGGATCGTCGCCATGGCCGTCGGCGGCATGATGATCCTGTCGGAGGTGGGGGTGGATCTCAAGCCCCTCTTGGCCGCGGCCGGCTTGGGCGGCTTGGCCATCGGGTTCGGCGCCCAGAGTTTGGTCAAGGATGTGATTTCCGGGTTCTTCATTCTCTTGGAGGACTCGGTCCGGGTGGGGGACGTCGTCGAGATCGCCGGCGTCGGCGGGCTGGTCGAAGAGGTCAAGCTGCGGACCATCACCCTGCGCGACCTTTCGGGGAACGTTCATGTCGTGCCGAACGGAGCCGTGGACAAGGTCAAGAACATGACAAAAGGCTATTCGTTCTATTTGTTTGACGTGGGCGTGGCCTATCGGGAGGATGTCGATGAGGTGATGGCCGTCTTGAAGGAGATCGCCGCGGAGTTGCAAGCCGACCCGACCTATGCCGCGGACATTCTCGAACCGTTGGAGATGCTGGGGGTCGATCAATTCGCGGATTCGGCGGTCATCATCAAGTGCCGGATCAAGACCCGACCGATCCAACAGTGGCGGATCGGCCGGGAGATGAATCGACGGATCAAGAAGACCTTCGACGCGAAGGGGATTGAGATTCCGTTTCCCCACCGAACGATCTATTGGGGAGAACCCAAGAACGGCGCGCCTCCGGCCTTGTATGTTCGGGGGATGCAGGGAGCATCCGAAGGGACCGCATGA
- the treZ gene encoding malto-oligosyltrehalose trehalohydrolase: MADDPTQIKQLDLSARYLGDDSTRFRVWAPRAKDVAVRLPGAVPRLVPMKPQDFGYFEAVVPQVRPGDRYLYRLDDRIERPDPASQFQPEGVHAASAVVDHSSFHWTDRGWRGLPLEELIIYELHVGTFTQAGTFEAVIPLLDYLKQEVGITAIELMPVAQFPGRRNWGYDGVYPYAPQSSYGGPQGLKRLVDACHAKGLAVILDVVYNHLGPEGNYLGEFGPYFTDHYRTPWGSAINYDGPDSDGVRHYVVSNALYWTTDFHIDALRLDAIHGIYDFGAQHILDEIGAAVHDQAARLGRRILVIAESSLNDVRIISPRDQGGYGLDAQWNDDFHHALRTSLVSERAGYYEDFHGLPDLATAWQDGFVYAGQYSRFRRRRHGNASRGRPPVQFVVFAQNHDQIGNRALGDRLSTLAPFDALKVAAASVLLSPSVPLLFMGEEYGETAPFQYFIEHGDPQLVEAVRRGRREEFASFGWREDLPDPQDVATFDRSRLRMETRAQGRQAELLRWTKTLIDLRKRVPSLGAAVSDRHRHQVRLFASSQVLAVHRYGEGERSALILLGFSPRPVSLALHEPAGLWKLFLESTSAESGGSGEHRLPAEIRITAGGATLSLPAYGVGVFLSEGTS; encoded by the coding sequence ATGGCCGACGATCCTACGCAGATCAAACAGCTCGATCTTAGCGCGCGCTATCTCGGCGACGACTCCACGCGGTTCCGCGTGTGGGCGCCGCGGGCCAAGGACGTGGCGGTCCGGTTGCCCGGCGCGGTTCCCAGGCTGGTACCGATGAAGCCGCAAGACTTCGGCTACTTCGAGGCGGTCGTGCCGCAGGTCCGGCCTGGCGACCGGTACCTGTATCGGCTGGACGACCGGATCGAGCGGCCGGATCCGGCCTCGCAGTTTCAACCGGAGGGGGTGCACGCCGCGTCGGCCGTCGTGGATCACTCCTCGTTTCACTGGACCGATCGAGGCTGGCGGGGGTTGCCGCTGGAGGAGCTGATCATCTACGAGCTGCACGTCGGCACCTTTACTCAGGCCGGCACCTTCGAGGCCGTGATTCCACTGTTGGACTATCTCAAGCAGGAGGTGGGGATCACGGCGATCGAGCTGATGCCGGTCGCGCAATTTCCGGGACGCCGGAATTGGGGGTACGACGGCGTCTATCCCTACGCGCCGCAATCGTCCTATGGCGGGCCGCAGGGGCTCAAGCGGCTCGTCGATGCCTGTCATGCCAAGGGCCTCGCGGTGATCCTTGATGTCGTGTACAACCATCTCGGGCCGGAGGGCAACTATCTCGGCGAGTTCGGTCCCTACTTCACGGATCATTACCGGACGCCTTGGGGCTCGGCCATCAATTACGACGGTCCGGACAGCGATGGGGTTCGCCACTATGTCGTCAGCAACGCGCTCTACTGGACGACCGACTTCCATATCGATGCGCTCCGGCTGGACGCGATTCACGGGATCTATGATTTCGGCGCCCAACATATCCTGGACGAGATCGGCGCGGCCGTGCATGACCAGGCGGCCAGGCTGGGCCGCCGCATCCTGGTGATTGCCGAAAGCTCGCTGAACGATGTCCGAATCATTTCACCCCGGGATCAGGGGGGCTACGGGTTGGATGCCCAGTGGAACGACGACTTTCACCATGCGCTCCGGACGAGCCTGGTGAGCGAGCGGGCCGGCTATTATGAGGATTTCCACGGGTTGCCGGATCTGGCGACGGCGTGGCAGGACGGGTTCGTCTATGCCGGGCAATATTCGCGGTTTCGGCGGCGGCGGCACGGCAATGCCTCCCGCGGGCGTCCTCCCGTGCAGTTCGTCGTCTTCGCGCAGAATCACGACCAGATCGGCAACCGCGCGTTGGGCGATCGTCTCTCCACGTTGGCGCCGTTCGACGCGCTCAAGGTCGCCGCGGCCTCCGTCCTGTTGAGCCCCAGCGTGCCGTTGCTGTTCATGGGCGAAGAATATGGGGAGACCGCGCCGTTCCAATACTTCATCGAGCACGGCGATCCGCAATTGGTCGAAGCGGTGCGCCGCGGGAGGCGGGAAGAGTTCGCCTCGTTCGGCTGGCGGGAGGACTTGCCCGATCCGCAGGACGTCGCCACGTTCGACCGGTCGCGCCTGCGGATGGAGACGCGCGCGCAGGGGCGTCAAGCGGAACTGCTGCGCTGGACCAAAACGCTGATCGACCTGAGAAAGCGCGTCCCGTCGTTGGGAGCGGCGGTTTCGGACCGGCATCGGCATCAGGTCCGGCTATTCGCGTCCTCCCAGGTGCTCGCGGTCCATCGATATGGCGAGGGGGAACGGTCAGCGCTGATCCTGCTGGGGTTCAGTCCGAGGCCGGTGTCGCTCGCGCTCCACGAGCCGGCCGGGTTGTGGAAGCTGTTCCTGGAATCGACGAGCGCTGAATCAGGTGGATCAGGAGAGCACCGGCTTCCGGCTGAGATCCGGATCACGGCAGGGGGGGCAACCCTCAGCCTGCCGGCCTATGGGGTCGGCGTCTTCCTGTCCGAGGGCACGTCGTGA
- the glgX gene encoding glycogen debranching protein GlgX, producing the protein MRVWPGKPYPLGATWDGEGVNFALFSENASGVELCLFDDPRAKQESHRIRLEERTDQIWHVYIPGLWPGQHYGYRVQGPYEPAEGHRFNPNKLLIDPYAKSIAGLIEWSDAMFGYPIGHPDADLAFDERDNAGNVPKCVVIDSAFTWGGDRPLKTPWEKTIIYEAHVKGMTARHPEVPDHMRGTYSGLTTPAIIDHLVNLGVTAIELLPVHHFVRDKHLADRGLTNYWGYNTIGFFAPDIRYAVSPIRGRHVREFKTMVKTLHSAGIEVILDVVYNHTAEGNHLGPTLSFRGIDNASYYRLVADDKRYYMDYTGCGNTLNVTHPRTLQLIMDSLRYWVTEMHVDGFRFDLAAALARELHEVDRLSAFFDILHQDPILSQVKLIAEPWDLGEGGYQVGNFPVGWAEWNGKYRDTIRRYVKGDGGQVAELGYRLTGSSDLYAASGRRPFASVNFITAHDGFTLHDLVSYNHKHNEANGEQNRDGTDDNLSWNCGVEGPTNGRTILELRERQKRNFLAILFLSQGIPMLCGGDEIGRTQRGNNNAYCQDNDISWFDWQLDQPRRDLLEFTRNLIALRKQHPVLRRRRFFQGRHIRGSEVKDLAWFRPDGKEMTDEDWDRGFVRSLALRLAGDAIEETDEQGRRLIDDTLLILLNAHHEPLDFTLPAHKRGVRWQSVLDTSWDHGHRRQVVVLKGGEQYALSARTIAVLKLRSQQRASASDAGGGTA; encoded by the coding sequence ATGAGAGTTTGGCCGGGAAAACCCTACCCTCTTGGGGCCACGTGGGATGGAGAGGGAGTGAATTTCGCGCTGTTCTCCGAGAACGCGTCGGGAGTGGAACTCTGCCTGTTCGACGATCCGCGCGCCAAGCAGGAATCGCATCGGATCAGGCTCGAGGAGCGGACCGATCAAATCTGGCACGTGTATATTCCCGGATTGTGGCCGGGGCAGCATTACGGCTACCGGGTGCAGGGCCCCTACGAGCCGGCGGAAGGCCATCGATTCAATCCCAACAAATTGCTGATCGACCCCTACGCCAAATCCATCGCCGGCCTCATCGAGTGGTCGGACGCGATGTTCGGGTATCCGATCGGGCACCCGGACGCGGACCTGGCCTTTGACGAACGAGACAATGCCGGCAATGTGCCCAAGTGCGTCGTGATCGACTCCGCCTTCACCTGGGGGGGCGACCGCCCGCTCAAGACGCCGTGGGAGAAGACGATTATCTATGAAGCCCATGTCAAGGGGATGACGGCCCGTCATCCCGAGGTCCCGGACCATATGCGCGGCACCTACTCGGGCCTGACCACTCCCGCCATCATCGACCACCTCGTCAACCTGGGCGTCACGGCCATCGAATTGCTCCCGGTGCACCATTTCGTCCGTGACAAGCATCTGGCGGACCGCGGCCTGACCAATTACTGGGGCTACAACACGATCGGGTTCTTTGCGCCGGACATCCGCTATGCCGTGTCCCCCATCCGTGGCCGGCACGTGCGCGAGTTCAAGACCATGGTCAAGACGTTGCATAGCGCCGGGATCGAGGTCATCCTGGACGTGGTCTACAACCATACGGCCGAAGGAAACCATTTGGGGCCGACGCTGTCGTTTCGCGGCATCGACAACGCCTCCTACTACCGGTTGGTCGCCGACGACAAACGGTATTACATGGACTATACCGGCTGCGGCAACACGCTGAACGTCACGCACCCGCGGACCCTGCAACTGATCATGGACAGCCTGCGCTACTGGGTGACCGAGATGCACGTGGACGGATTCCGATTCGATCTCGCCGCGGCCCTGGCGCGAGAGCTGCACGAAGTCGATCGGCTGAGCGCCTTCTTCGACATTCTCCACCAGGATCCGATCCTCTCCCAGGTCAAGCTCATCGCCGAGCCCTGGGACCTCGGCGAGGGTGGCTATCAGGTGGGCAACTTCCCGGTCGGCTGGGCGGAATGGAACGGCAAATATCGGGACACGATCCGGCGATACGTCAAGGGCGACGGAGGCCAGGTGGCGGAGCTGGGATATCGCCTGACGGGCAGCAGCGATCTCTATGCCGCGAGCGGCCGGCGCCCCTTCGCGAGCGTGAACTTCATCACGGCCCACGACGGGTTCACGCTCCACGATTTGGTGTCCTACAACCACAAGCACAATGAAGCCAACGGCGAGCAGAATCGCGACGGGACCGACGACAACCTAAGTTGGAACTGCGGGGTGGAGGGTCCGACCAACGGGCGGACCATCCTGGAATTGCGCGAACGCCAGAAGCGCAACTTTCTGGCGATCCTGTTCCTCTCGCAGGGCATCCCGATGCTGTGCGGCGGCGACGAAATCGGCCGGACCCAACGCGGCAACAACAACGCCTATTGCCAGGACAACGACATCAGTTGGTTCGATTGGCAACTGGATCAACCCAGGCGGGACTTGTTGGAATTCACGCGCAACCTGATCGCATTGCGCAAACAGCATCCGGTCTTGCGCCGGCGCCGATTCTTTCAGGGGCGGCACATCCGGGGATCGGAGGTCAAGGACCTGGCCTGGTTTCGTCCCGACGGCAAGGAGATGACGGACGAGGATTGGGACCGGGGATTCGTCCGCTCGCTCGCGCTGCGTCTGGCGGGGGATGCGATCGAGGAGACCGATGAACAAGGCCGGCGGCTTATCGACGATACCCTGTTGATTCTGCTGAACGCGCATCACGAGCCGTTGGACTTTACCCTGCCCGCGCATAAACGCGGCGTGCGCTGGCAATCGGTGCTCGACACGTCATGGGACCACGGGCATCGCCGGCAAGTCGTCGTCCTCAAAGGGGGCGAGCAGTATGCGCTCAGCGCGCGGACCATCGCCGTGCTGAAACTCCGAAGCCAACAGCGGGCGTCCGCTTCGGATGCCGGCGGTGGAACCGCGTAA
- a CDS encoding sensor histidine kinase has protein sequence MPRRRHRGRSAGRRPRPSSPEAGAARRCGQAVPPQADALYDAALRGPLPIVVYAARPLGRFSKTWISETVARMTGFATNDFLRKPGLWLSRVHAKDRIRVRQVFQAARRGDAGIVEYRWRTADGTYRWFLDAVSGQGDGTNRPRQLIGLWIDITRRKLAEEARQMIEAQLRQSLDERARLARDLHDDIIQSLYAVGLNLGECRQVLAADQGRAQQLLNHAATGLNAVLRDLRLYIAGLEPEASRGHSLREAMRSLAAGMQATGLIQWEVQVDPRVSRQLSPMERLSFIQIAKEAMSNSLRHARAQHGLIAVRRCHGAPTLLIEDDGVGFDVRTIGDHAGRGLRNIRARAGQLAAHLSVESRFGGGTRIMLRLPVKAR, from the coding sequence GTGCCTCGCAGGCGTCACAGAGGAAGGTCCGCCGGGCGGCGGCCTCGCCCGTCCTCCCCGGAGGCCGGTGCCGCCCGTCGATGCGGCCAAGCCGTCCCGCCCCAGGCCGACGCCCTCTACGATGCCGCGCTCCGCGGGCCCCTGCCGATCGTCGTGTATGCCGCGAGGCCGCTGGGCCGCTTTTCCAAGACCTGGATCAGCGAGACGGTCGCGCGGATGACCGGTTTCGCGACGAACGACTTTCTTCGCAAACCCGGACTCTGGCTGTCCCGCGTCCACGCCAAGGACCGCATCAGGGTGCGACAGGTCTTCCAAGCGGCTCGCCGGGGGGACGCCGGCATCGTGGAATACCGGTGGCGAACCGCCGATGGAACCTATCGTTGGTTTCTGGACGCTGTCAGCGGGCAGGGGGATGGAACGAACCGGCCCCGCCAACTGATCGGCCTCTGGATCGACATCACCAGGCGCAAGCTTGCCGAAGAGGCCAGGCAGATGATCGAAGCCCAACTCCGCCAATCCCTGGATGAGCGGGCCAGGCTCGCGCGGGACCTGCATGACGACATCATTCAATCTCTCTACGCCGTCGGGTTGAACCTGGGGGAATGCCGGCAGGTATTGGCCGCCGATCAAGGGCGCGCCCAGCAACTGCTGAACCATGCCGCCACCGGGCTGAACGCCGTCCTCCGGGACCTCCGCCTCTACATTGCCGGATTGGAGCCCGAGGCCTCGCGCGGGCACAGCCTGCGGGAGGCCATGCGATCCCTGGCCGCAGGCATGCAGGCCACCGGGCTCATCCAGTGGGAGGTCCAGGTGGACCCCCGGGTGTCCCGCCAGTTGTCGCCCATGGAACGGTTGTCCTTCATCCAGATCGCCAAGGAAGCCATGAGCAACAGCCTCCGCCATGCCCGCGCGCAACACGGGCTGATCGCGGTGCGTCGCTGCCACGGCGCGCCCACGTTGCTCATCGAAGACGACGGCGTGGGCTTCGACGTCCGGACCATCGGCGATCATGCCGGCCGCGGGTTGCGCAACATCCGGGCCCGGGCCGGCCAACTGGCCGCGCACCTGAGCGTGGAGAGCCGTTTCGGCGGAGGCACGCGCATCATGCTGCGTCTTCCGGTGAAGGCCCGATGA
- a CDS encoding response regulator transcription factor, whose amino-acid sequence MTAPAKNKISVLLVDDHQVVRVGLRSLLTSSPTIEVVGEAWSVATAVSEARRLKPDVALMDIRLPDGSGVVASRELRRTVPRTRILFLTSYEDEEAMMETMAAEAHGYLLKEVDETRLIRAIEAVAAGQSILDPPTLQRLRKRRDEPPASPAAPAHDPLSMQEERVLALVSQGKTNKEIGRALRLHEKTVRNYLTTIYTKLRVKSRSQALAYYFSHLRRDICP is encoded by the coding sequence ATGACCGCGCCGGCCAAGAACAAGATCAGCGTGTTGCTGGTGGACGATCACCAGGTCGTCCGCGTGGGGCTCCGCTCGCTCCTGACCAGCAGCCCGACGATCGAGGTCGTCGGGGAGGCCTGGTCCGTCGCCACGGCGGTGTCGGAAGCCCGGCGTCTGAAACCGGATGTCGCGCTGATGGACATCCGGCTGCCCGACGGCAGTGGGGTCGTCGCCAGCCGGGAACTCCGGCGCACGGTCCCCCGGACCCGCATCCTGTTCCTGACCTCGTACGAAGACGAAGAGGCGATGATGGAAACCATGGCGGCCGAAGCTCACGGGTATTTGCTGAAGGAGGTGGACGAAACCCGATTGATCCGGGCCATCGAGGCGGTGGCCGCCGGTCAATCCATCCTCGACCCGCCGACGCTGCAACGCCTGCGGAAGAGGCGCGACGAGCCTCCGGCCTCGCCGGCGGCGCCGGCGCACGACCCGCTGTCGATGCAGGAGGAACGGGTGCTCGCGCTCGTCTCGCAGGGCAAAACCAACAAGGAAATCGGCCGCGCGCTTCGCCTCCACGAGAAGACCGTCCGCAATTATCTCACCACCATCTATACCAAGCTTCGCGTCAAGAGCCGCTCGCAGGCTCTCGCCTATTACTTCTCCCATCTCCGCCGGGACATTTGTCCCTGA
- a CDS encoding CBS domain-containing protein — protein sequence MMTLQGTPEQGFQTVKEIVTTNALCFRADADGVSAAMALLTAHATGAPVVDHNGVLVGFVSELDLLRAMDRGERLGERQVGEIMRKDPISISEDTPLVTASRLLDDYRILVLPVIRDGTVVSSITRHDLLRARVGLGPQIEE from the coding sequence ATGATGACGCTTCAAGGCACCCCCGAGCAAGGTTTTCAAACCGTCAAGGAGATCGTGACCACGAATGCGCTCTGCTTCCGCGCGGACGCCGACGGTGTTTCCGCCGCCATGGCGCTGTTGACCGCGCATGCGACGGGCGCGCCGGTGGTCGATCACAACGGGGTCCTGGTCGGATTCGTCAGCGAGTTGGATCTGCTTCGCGCCATGGACCGCGGAGAGCGCCTGGGCGAGCGGCAGGTCGGCGAGATCATGCGCAAGGATCCCATCTCCATCAGCGAAGACACGCCGTTGGTGACGGCGTCGAGGCTGTTGGACGACTACCGCATTTTGGTCTTGCCCGTGATCAGAGACGGAACGGTCGTCAGTTCCATCACCCGACACGATCTGTTGCGGGCGCGGGTCGGCCTGGGGCCACAGATAGAAGAATAG
- a CDS encoding FKBP-type peptidyl-prolyl cis-trans isomerase produces MHRAEFGDRVTVRYRLSLEDGTSIDSTSCDEVIDFVVGDGSVLPGLEVAVVGMAPGESKMEHLTYEWGFGPYRDDLTAEVTEQGFQALGITPYVGLELTIRHESGQLVPVVITDIEDGRVRLDANHKLAGKTIRLSIEVIGIVKPASSGVDGGVNGVNGHGKLLGGLKRFGLA; encoded by the coding sequence ATGCACCGCGCGGAGTTCGGAGACCGCGTGACGGTTCGGTACCGCCTCTCCCTGGAGGATGGGACGAGCATCGACAGCACCTCGTGCGATGAAGTCATCGACTTCGTCGTCGGAGACGGATCGGTTCTCCCGGGGCTGGAAGTTGCGGTGGTCGGCATGGCTCCGGGAGAATCCAAAATGGAGCACCTGACGTACGAATGGGGCTTTGGCCCCTACCGGGACGACTTGACCGCGGAGGTGACTGAACAGGGCTTTCAGGCGCTCGGCATCACCCCCTATGTGGGGCTTGAACTGACGATTCGTCACGAGAGCGGCCAATTGGTGCCCGTCGTCATCACCGACATAGAGGACGGCCGCGTACGGCTCGATGCCAACCATAAGCTCGCCGGCAAGACCATCCGGCTGTCGATCGAAGTGATCGGCATCGTCAAACCTGCCTCCTCCGGAGTTGACGGAGGGGTCAACGGTGTGAACGGCCACGGCAAGCTCCTCGGCGGCCTCAAACGCTTCGGCCTGGCATGA
- a CDS encoding peptidoglycan-binding protein, which produces MVRLLNGSRSASPYSLLRLTGMAGALAVSGCDYWPPALQAQIEELETDNARLLERQTEIQQRLTDTRRDNESLKSEAEDLARRNQQLAARLQQAEQGLRARAAAPSQKQPAVMTAKVRPTGRAVRSRRPAAGAPTRGKEVRRQIRLTWPNMTGPDVKRLQRLLRRRGLPVIADAIYGRDTRAAVMWYQRQHGLAEDGVVGPKTWTSLTK; this is translated from the coding sequence ATGGTTCGTCTGTTGAATGGATCACGGAGCGCGTCCCCGTACAGCCTGTTACGTCTCACCGGAATGGCAGGGGCGTTGGCCGTGAGCGGCTGCGACTATTGGCCGCCGGCGCTCCAGGCGCAGATCGAAGAATTGGAAACGGACAATGCGCGGCTGCTCGAACGCCAGACGGAAATTCAGCAACGGCTGACGGATACCCGCCGGGACAACGAGAGTCTCAAGAGCGAGGCGGAGGATCTGGCCAGAAGGAATCAGCAGCTCGCGGCTCGATTGCAACAGGCGGAACAGGGACTGCGGGCGCGCGCGGCCGCGCCATCGCAGAAGCAGCCGGCGGTCATGACCGCCAAAGTTCGGCCAACCGGCCGTGCCGTGCGATCCCGGCGGCCAGCCGCCGGCGCGCCGACTCGGGGAAAAGAGGTTCGTCGTCAAATCCGCCTCACCTGGCCGAACATGACGGGACCGGACGTGAAGCGACTACAGCGTCTCCTGCGCCGCCGGGGGCTCCCTGTGATCGCAGACGCCATTTACGGGAGAGACACCAGGGCGGCCGTGATGTGGTATCAGCGGCAGCATGGGCTGGCTGAAGACGGTGTCGTAGGACCGAAAACCTGGACCTCTCTGACCAAGTAA
- a CDS encoding FKBP-type peptidyl-prolyl cis-trans isomerase has translation MSEVKVGDIVRVNYIGRLEDGTVVDSSQSSGPLVFETGRRMVIAGMERLIIGMKPGERKAETVSPEQAFGPYRQELTSRVSRSWFTNQQITPEVGLGLKIKKSEGDTLHAVVTDIAEDTVTLDANHRLAGKALVLDVELLENLGPAEQGAGAASSGDPS, from the coding sequence ATGTCTGAGGTCAAAGTAGGCGATATCGTGCGCGTGAACTATATCGGACGGCTGGAGGACGGCACGGTCGTCGATTCCTCCCAGAGTTCAGGGCCGTTGGTCTTCGAAACGGGGCGGCGCATGGTGATCGCCGGCATGGAACGGCTCATCATCGGCATGAAACCGGGCGAGCGAAAAGCGGAGACCGTGTCGCCGGAGCAGGCTTTCGGCCCCTATCGACAGGAATTGACCAGCCGAGTCTCCCGCTCCTGGTTTACGAATCAGCAGATCACGCCGGAGGTCGGGCTCGGGCTCAAGATCAAGAAATCGGAAGGCGACACGCTGCACGCCGTCGTCACCGACATCGCGGAAGACACGGTGACCTTGGATGCCAACCACCGGTTGGCGGGGAAAGCCCTGGTTCTGGACGTGGAGCTTCTGGAGAACCTTGGCCCGGCCGAACAGGGCGCCGGCGCGGCGTCATCTGGGGACCCTTCGTAA
- a CDS encoding dodecin family protein, which produces MSVAKVIELSCESTHSFEDAIKQGIDKASKTVRNIKGAWVKEQQVVVEGNKVTAYRVDLKITFVLE; this is translated from the coding sequence ATGTCTGTCGCCAAAGTCATCGAGCTCAGTTGCGAATCGACCCACAGCTTTGAAGACGCCATCAAGCAGGGCATCGACAAGGCCTCGAAGACCGTCCGGAACATCAAGGGGGCTTGGGTCAAGGAACAGCAGGTCGTCGTGGAGGGAAACAAGGTGACGGCCTATCGCGTCGATCTGAAGATCACGTTCGTGCTGGAATAG